In the Sphingosinicella humi genome, one interval contains:
- a CDS encoding pyruvate dehydrogenase complex E1 component subunit beta, whose translation MTIEIKMPALSPTMEEGTLAKWLVKEGDTVSSGDILAEIETDKATMEFEAVDEGTVAKILIPEGTDEVKVGTVIAVLAGEGEDASAAAEAPAKPEPKAVQEEAPAPESGEPTKMETGARNLVASVEKAEIRDPEVPEGTEMVRMTVREALRDAMAEEMRTDDRVFVMGEEVAEYQGAYKVTQGLLEEFGDRRVIDTPITEYGFAGVGTGAAMGGLRPIVEFMTFNFAMQAIDHIINSAAKTNYMSGGQMRIPIVFRGPNGAAARVAAQHSQNFAAWYAHVPGLVVIAPYSAADAKGLMKAAIRSEDPVVFLENELMYGQSFDVPKLDDYVLPIGKARIAREGKDVTFVSYSIGVGVALDAAGKLAEEGIEAEVVDLRTLRPLDRETVLKSLAKTNRIVCVEEGWPTCSISAEIAAIAMEEGFDDLDAPVLRVTNVDVPLPYAANLEKLALVKVEDVVAAAKKVCYR comes from the coding sequence ATGACCATTGAGATCAAGATGCCCGCCCTTTCCCCGACGATGGAGGAGGGGACCCTCGCCAAGTGGCTGGTGAAGGAGGGCGACACGGTGTCCTCCGGCGACATTCTCGCCGAGATAGAGACGGACAAGGCGACGATGGAGTTCGAGGCGGTGGACGAAGGCACGGTCGCCAAGATCCTTATTCCCGAAGGGACCGACGAGGTGAAGGTCGGAACCGTGATCGCGGTTCTCGCCGGCGAGGGCGAAGACGCCTCTGCCGCGGCCGAGGCGCCGGCTAAGCCGGAGCCGAAGGCCGTCCAGGAAGAGGCACCCGCGCCCGAATCCGGCGAGCCCACGAAAATGGAGACCGGCGCTCGCAATCTCGTCGCGTCGGTCGAGAAGGCTGAAATCCGCGACCCCGAAGTGCCGGAAGGCACCGAAATGGTGCGCATGACCGTCCGCGAGGCGCTCCGCGACGCCATGGCGGAGGAAATGCGGACGGACGACCGCGTCTTCGTGATGGGCGAGGAAGTCGCCGAATATCAGGGCGCGTACAAGGTCACGCAGGGCTTGCTCGAAGAGTTCGGCGACCGCCGCGTCATCGACACGCCGATCACCGAATATGGCTTTGCCGGGGTCGGCACCGGGGCCGCGATGGGAGGGCTCAGGCCCATCGTCGAGTTCATGACCTTCAACTTTGCCATGCAGGCGATCGATCACATCATCAATTCGGCCGCCAAGACCAACTATATGTCCGGCGGCCAGATGCGGATCCCGATCGTATTCCGCGGCCCCAATGGTGCGGCCGCCCGCGTCGCCGCCCAGCACAGCCAGAATTTCGCCGCCTGGTACGCGCACGTGCCGGGGTTGGTGGTGATCGCGCCTTATTCGGCCGCGGATGCCAAAGGCCTGATGAAGGCCGCTATCCGCTCCGAAGACCCTGTCGTCTTCCTCGAGAATGAGCTGATGTACGGCCAGAGCTTCGACGTGCCGAAGCTCGACGATTATGTCCTTCCCATCGGCAAGGCTCGGATCGCGCGCGAGGGCAAGGACGTGACCTTCGTCAGCTATTCGATCGGTGTCGGCGTCGCCCTGGATGCCGCCGGCAAGCTCGCCGAGGAAGGGATCGAGGCCGAGGTCGTGGACCTGCGCACGCTTCGCCCGCTCGACCGGGAGACGGTGCTGAAGAGCCTCGCCAAGACCAACCGCATCGTCTGCGTCGAGGAAGGCTGGCCGACCTGCTCCATCTCGGCCGAGATCGCGGCGATCGCCATGGAGGAGGGGTTCGACGACCTCGACGCGCCGGTGCTGCGCGTGACGAATGTCGACGTGCCGCTTCCCTATGCCGCGAACCTGGAAAAGCTGGCGCTGGTGAAAGTGGAGGACGTCGTCGCGGCGGCCAAGAAGGTCTGCTACCGCTGA
- the trmFO gene encoding methylenetetrahydrofolate--tRNA-(uracil(54)-C(5))-methyltransferase (FADH(2)-oxidizing) TrmFO — protein MTYQVHIIGGGLAGSEAAWQLAQAGMKVRLSEMRGSGEMTPAHQTDGLAELVCSNSFRSDDAENNAVGLLHAEMRALNSLIMTAADAHKVPAGSALAVDRDQFSAQVTEILRNHPNIEIVRERIDTLPASGLAIVATGPLTAAKLAESIGAATGSDSLAFFDAIAPIVHRDSIDMDICWMASRWDKGDKDYINCPMSKEQYLAFHQGLLDGEKTEFRDWEKDTPYFEGCMPIEVMAERGVDTLRYGPMKPVGLDDPKTGRWPYAVVQLRQDNALGTLWNMVGFQTKLKFAEQVRLFRTIPGLENAEFARLGGLHRNTFINSPQLLDGQLRLRKAPHIRFAGQITGCEGYVESAAIGLLAGRFAAAEAQGTAIESPPPTTALGALLGHITGGAEAENYQPMNVNFGLFPPIEGKVKKKDRKSAYTGRAREALSEWMAQ, from the coding sequence ATGACGTATCAGGTTCACATCATTGGCGGCGGACTCGCAGGCTCCGAAGCCGCGTGGCAGCTCGCCCAGGCAGGCATGAAGGTTCGATTGTCCGAGATGCGGGGATCGGGCGAGATGACGCCGGCGCACCAGACGGACGGGCTGGCGGAGCTCGTCTGCTCGAACAGCTTCCGCTCCGACGACGCCGAGAACAACGCCGTCGGGCTGCTGCACGCGGAGATGCGGGCGCTGAATTCGCTGATCATGACGGCGGCCGATGCACACAAGGTGCCGGCGGGCTCGGCTTTGGCGGTCGACCGGGATCAGTTCTCGGCCCAGGTCACCGAGATACTGCGCAATCATCCCAACATCGAGATCGTGCGCGAGCGGATCGATACCCTCCCCGCCTCCGGGCTCGCCATCGTCGCCACCGGGCCGCTGACGGCGGCGAAGTTGGCCGAATCGATCGGCGCGGCGACGGGCAGCGACTCACTCGCCTTCTTCGATGCCATTGCCCCGATCGTGCACCGCGACAGCATCGACATGGACATCTGCTGGATGGCCTCGCGGTGGGACAAGGGCGACAAGGATTATATCAACTGCCCGATGAGCAAGGAGCAGTATCTCGCCTTCCACCAGGGCCTGCTTGACGGCGAGAAGACCGAATTCCGCGATTGGGAGAAGGACACGCCCTATTTCGAGGGCTGCATGCCGATCGAGGTGATGGCCGAGCGCGGCGTCGACACGCTCCGCTACGGCCCGATGAAGCCCGTAGGCCTCGATGACCCGAAGACGGGCCGCTGGCCCTATGCCGTCGTCCAGCTCCGCCAGGATAATGCGCTCGGTACCCTGTGGAACATGGTCGGTTTCCAGACCAAATTGAAATTTGCCGAGCAGGTGCGGCTGTTTCGCACCATTCCGGGTCTGGAGAATGCCGAGTTCGCGCGGTTGGGCGGGCTCCACCGCAACACCTTCATCAACTCGCCGCAGCTGCTCGACGGCCAGCTCCGTCTCAGGAAGGCGCCGCATATCCGCTTCGCCGGCCAGATCACCGGCTGCGAAGGCTATGTCGAATCCGCCGCCATCGGCCTCCTCGCCGGCCGCTTCGCCGCCGCCGAAGCGCAGGGCACCGCGATCGAGTCACCCCCGCCCACGACCGCTCTCGGCGCCCTCCTCGGCCACATCACCGGCGGCGCCGAGGCCGAGAACTATCAACCGATGAACGTCAATTTCGGCCTCTTCCCACCCATCGAGGGCAAGGTGAAGAAAAAGGACCGCAAGAGCGCTTATACCGGCCGTGCCCGCGAGGCACTGAGCGAGTGGATGGCGCAGTAA
- the pdhA gene encoding pyruvate dehydrogenase (acetyl-transferring) E1 component subunit alpha: protein MAKAASSKRSSPEKDATASPPPTPNRPRPPEPKRHKADKAEMLEYYRQMLLIRRFEERAGQLYGLGLIGGFCHLYIGQEAVAVGLQSAMDFSKDSVITGYRDHGHMLAYGIDPKVIMAELTGREAGISKGKGGSMHMFSVEHKFYGGHGIVGAQVPLGAGLAFKHKYAGDGGVCLAYFGDGAANQGQVYEAFNMASLWALPIIFVIENNQYAMGTSVNRASAEDQLYKRGESFRIPGLQVDGMDVLEVRGAATTALEWVRSGKGPILLELKTYRYRGHSMSDPAKYRSREEVQAVRDKSDPIEALKRELEKAGVSEDELKSIDKDIRAIVAESADFAEQSPEPDPSELYTDVLVESY from the coding sequence GTGGCCAAGGCAGCATCGTCGAAGCGCTCAAGTCCGGAGAAGGACGCTACGGCCTCGCCGCCGCCCACGCCCAACCGGCCGCGTCCGCCCGAGCCCAAGCGGCATAAGGCGGATAAGGCCGAGATGCTGGAATATTACCGCCAGATGCTGCTCATCCGCCGCTTCGAGGAGCGCGCCGGGCAGCTTTACGGTCTCGGCCTCATCGGCGGCTTCTGCCACCTCTACATCGGCCAGGAGGCCGTCGCCGTCGGACTCCAGTCGGCCATGGATTTCAGCAAGGATTCGGTAATCACCGGCTATCGCGACCATGGTCACATGCTCGCTTACGGCATCGATCCCAAGGTGATCATGGCCGAGCTCACCGGGCGCGAGGCCGGCATTTCGAAGGGCAAGGGCGGCTCGATGCACATGTTCAGCGTCGAGCATAAATTCTACGGCGGTCACGGCATCGTCGGCGCTCAGGTGCCGTTGGGGGCAGGCCTCGCCTTCAAGCATAAATATGCCGGCGATGGCGGCGTCTGCCTGGCTTATTTCGGCGACGGCGCAGCCAACCAAGGCCAGGTCTACGAGGCGTTCAACATGGCTTCGCTCTGGGCCCTGCCGATCATCTTCGTGATCGAAAACAACCAATATGCCATGGGCACCAGCGTCAACCGCGCCAGTGCCGAGGACCAGCTCTACAAGCGCGGCGAATCCTTCCGCATTCCAGGCCTGCAGGTCGACGGCATGGACGTGCTCGAAGTGCGCGGCGCTGCCACGACGGCACTCGAATGGGTGCGCAGCGGCAAGGGACCCATCCTGCTGGAGCTCAAGACCTATCGCTATCGCGGTCACTCCATGTCGGACCCGGCCAAATATCGCTCGCGCGAGGAGGTTCAGGCGGTGCGCGACAAGTCCGATCCGATTGAGGCGCTGAAGCGCGAGCTGGAGAAAGCGGGCGTGTCCGAGGACGAGCTCAAGAGCATCGACAAGGACATCCGCGCCATCGTCGCCGAGTCGGCCGACTTCGCCGAGCAGTCGCCCGAGCCCGATCCTTCCGAGCTTTACACTGACGTTCTGGTCGAGAGCTACTGA
- a CDS encoding FtsB family cell division protein, protein MIKRAALPALAVLIIANFLGYAVVGSNGVLAWGDYRRVKEEKSVVLARLQEERARLAHRAELLDPKSADPDLADEMVRRQLGVVRPDEVIIQIPE, encoded by the coding sequence TTGATCAAGCGGGCGGCGCTGCCGGCGCTGGCGGTGCTCATCATCGCCAACTTCCTCGGCTATGCCGTGGTCGGATCGAACGGCGTCCTCGCGTGGGGCGACTATCGCCGGGTGAAGGAAGAGAAGAGCGTCGTCCTGGCCCGGCTCCAGGAGGAGCGGGCGCGGCTCGCCCATCGGGCGGAACTGCTCGATCCCAAGAGCGCCGATCCCGACCTCGCCGACGAGATGGTGCGGCGCCAGCTCGGCGTCGTCCGGCCCGACGAAGTCATCATCCAGATTCCGGAATAG
- the gyrA gene encoding DNA gyrase subunit A codes for MASVPPSIENSDITPVSIVEEMKTSYLDYAMSVIVARALPDVRDGLKPVHRRILYAAQEAGFVAGRPYRKSARLVGEVMGKYHPHGDASIYDALARMTQDWSMRVPLIDGQGNFGSMDPDPPAAMRYTEARLARVANALLDDIDKDTVDFQPNYDASESEPQVLPARFPNILVNGAGGIAVGMATNIPPHNLGEVLAACKAYIENPAITVDELIEIVPGPDFPTGPLILGQAGARSAYHTGRGSIMMRSRHVIEEGRGDRRSIVLTAIPFQVGKSGLVEKIAEAAKDKRIEGVSDIRDESSREGVRVVIDLKRDATPEVVLNQLWRHTPAQSSFPANMLAIRGGRPETLNLRHIIEAFVRFREEVITRRSKFELAKARDRAHILLGLVIAVTNLDEVVRLIRASASPAEARASLLAREWPIAEIAPYIALVEAVEHEVEGTSYTLSDAQVRAILELRLHRLTALGRDEIAGELRELATSIGELLDILGDRAKLYGVMREEFDEIEAAYATPRLTEIAPAADGIDDEDLIEREDMVVTVTMQGYIKRTTLDTFRAQARGGKGRAGMATKEEDAVTNLFVTSTHTPVLFFSTHGKVYRLKVWRLPEGGPATRGRPLVNLLPLAEGETISTVLPLPEDETEWGKLHVMFATAKGSVRRNSMDAFTNVPSNGKIAMKFEGEDEDDCLIGVALLGDEDDVLLATRQGKAIRFAGDDVRAFQSRASTGVRGIRLATGDKVISLSILHRGGMRNQEEREDYLRFAPWKAEKEGSPQMTSERFAELQGREQFILTVCANGYGKLSSAYEYRRTGRGGQGITNIDNIARNGPVVASFPAIPGDQLMLVTDQAKLIRMGLDSLRVIGRNSAGVRLFNVADNEHVVSAARIEESDEEAEAVVDVEDEALQASDAVIGTEPENGGSGEEA; via the coding sequence GTGGCCAGCGTACCGCCGTCCATCGAAAACAGCGACATCACCCCCGTCTCCATCGTCGAGGAGATGAAGACCAGCTACCTCGACTATGCCATGTCGGTGATCGTCGCCCGCGCCCTTCCCGACGTGCGCGACGGCCTGAAGCCGGTCCACCGCCGCATCCTCTACGCCGCCCAGGAAGCGGGCTTCGTCGCCGGCCGCCCCTATCGCAAATCGGCCCGCCTGGTCGGTGAAGTGATGGGTAAATATCACCCGCACGGCGACGCCTCGATCTACGATGCCTTGGCCCGCATGACCCAGGATTGGTCGATGCGCGTGCCGCTGATCGACGGCCAGGGCAATTTCGGATCGATGGACCCCGATCCGCCGGCGGCGATGCGTTACACCGAGGCCCGCCTCGCCCGCGTCGCCAACGCGCTGCTCGACGACATCGACAAGGACACGGTCGACTTCCAGCCGAACTATGACGCTTCGGAAAGCGAGCCGCAGGTCCTCCCTGCCCGCTTCCCCAACATCCTCGTCAACGGCGCCGGCGGCATCGCCGTCGGCATGGCGACCAACATCCCCCCGCACAATCTCGGCGAGGTTCTGGCGGCCTGCAAAGCGTATATCGAGAACCCCGCCATCACCGTCGACGAGCTGATCGAGATCGTCCCCGGCCCCGATTTCCCGACCGGCCCGCTCATCCTCGGCCAGGCCGGCGCGCGCAGCGCCTATCACACCGGCCGCGGCTCGATCATGATGCGCTCGCGCCATGTGATCGAGGAAGGCCGCGGCGACCGCCGATCGATCGTGCTGACCGCCATACCCTTCCAGGTCGGCAAGTCGGGTCTCGTCGAAAAGATCGCCGAGGCCGCCAAGGACAAGCGCATCGAGGGCGTCTCCGACATTCGCGACGAATCGAGCCGCGAGGGCGTCCGCGTCGTCATCGACCTGAAGCGCGACGCCACCCCCGAAGTGGTGCTGAACCAGCTCTGGCGCCACACGCCGGCCCAATCGAGCTTCCCGGCCAACATGCTCGCCATCCGCGGCGGCCGCCCGGAGACCTTGAACCTCCGCCACATCATCGAAGCCTTCGTCCGCTTCCGCGAGGAGGTCATCACCCGCCGCTCCAAGTTCGAGCTCGCCAAGGCCCGCGACCGCGCCCACATCTTGCTCGGCCTCGTCATCGCCGTCACCAACCTCGACGAAGTGGTGCGCCTCATCCGCGCTTCCGCCTCGCCGGCCGAGGCGCGCGCCTCCCTCCTCGCTCGCGAATGGCCGATCGCCGAGATCGCGCCCTATATCGCGTTGGTCGAGGCGGTCGAGCATGAGGTTGAAGGCACCAGCTACACGCTCAGCGACGCCCAGGTGCGCGCCATTCTCGAGCTCCGCCTCCACCGCCTGACCGCTCTCGGCCGCGACGAGATCGCCGGCGAGCTTCGCGAGCTCGCCACGTCGATCGGCGAGTTGCTCGACATTCTCGGCGACCGCGCCAAGCTCTATGGCGTGATGCGCGAGGAGTTCGACGAGATCGAGGCCGCCTACGCGACGCCGCGCCTTACCGAAATAGCGCCCGCGGCCGACGGCATTGACGACGAGGATCTGATCGAGCGCGAGGACATGGTCGTGACCGTGACCATGCAGGGCTATATCAAGCGCACCACCCTCGACACCTTCCGCGCCCAGGCGCGTGGCGGCAAGGGCCGCGCCGGCATGGCGACCAAGGAAGAGGACGCCGTTACCAACCTGTTCGTGACGAGCACCCACACGCCCGTCCTGTTCTTCTCCACCCATGGCAAGGTCTACCGCCTCAAGGTCTGGCGCCTGCCCGAGGGCGGCCCGGCGACGCGCGGGCGGCCGCTCGTCAACCTCCTGCCGCTGGCCGAAGGCGAGACCATCTCGACCGTCCTCCCCCTGCCGGAGGATGAGACCGAATGGGGCAAGCTCCACGTCATGTTCGCGACCGCCAAGGGCTCGGTCCGCCGCAACAGCATGGACGCCTTCACCAACGTGCCTTCGAACGGCAAGATCGCCATGAAGTTCGAAGGCGAGGACGAGGATGATTGCCTGATCGGCGTCGCCCTGCTCGGCGACGAGGACGACGTCCTCCTCGCCACCCGCCAGGGCAAGGCGATCCGCTTCGCCGGCGACGACGTCCGCGCGTTCCAGAGCCGCGCCTCCACCGGCGTGCGCGGTATTCGTCTTGCCACGGGCGACAAGGTGATCTCGCTCTCCATTCTCCATCGGGGCGGCATGCGGAACCAGGAGGAGCGCGAGGATTATCTGCGCTTCGCACCCTGGAAGGCCGAGAAGGAAGGCTCGCCGCAGATGACATCGGAACGCTTCGCCGAGCTGCAGGGCCGCGAGCAGTTTATCCTGACGGTCTGCGCCAACGGCTATGGCAAGCTCTCGTCGGCCTATGAATATCGCCGCACGGGGCGCGGCGGCCAGGGCATTACCAATATCGACAATATCGCCCGCAACGGACCCGTCGTGGCGAGCTTCCCCGCCATACCGGGCGATCAGCTCATGCTGGTCACCGATCAGGCCAAGCTCATCCGGATGGGTCTCGATTCGCTGCGCGTCATCGGCCGCAACAGCGCCGGCGTCCGCCTGTTCAACGTCGCCGACAACGAGCATGTCGTTTCCGCCGCCCGTATCGAGGAGAGCGACGAAGAGGCCGAAGCGGTGGTCGACGTCGAAGACGAGGCACTTCAGGCGAGCGATGCCGTGATCGGCACGGAGCCCGAGAATGGCGGGAGCGGCGAGGAGGCCTGA
- the eno gene encoding phosphopyruvate hydratase, whose protein sequence is MTAILDVHARQILDSRGNPTVEVEVYLEDGSMGRAAVPSGASTGAHEAVEKRDGDKGRWLGKGVSQAVDAVRGEISDAIVGMEAEDQAEIDALLIDLDGTENKSRLGANAILGVSLAVAKAAADARGLPLYRYVGGVSANLLPVPMMNIINGGEHADNPIDFQEFMVMPVGADSIAEAVRCGAEIFHTLKKGLSEAGLSTAVGDEGGFAPALASTTDALDFIMKSVERAGYTPGDDVVLALDCASTEFFKDGAYRMEGEGKTLSPAEMADYLADLTRRYPILSIEDGMAEDDFEGWKALTDKIGDKVQLVGDDLFVTNPERLAMGIDKGLANSLLVKVNQIGTLTETLDAVNMAHRARYTAVMSHRSGETEDTTIADLAVATNCGQIKTGSLARSDRLAKYNQLIRIEEELGSAAKYAGRSIFAAKSA, encoded by the coding sequence ATGACCGCCATTCTCGATGTACATGCGCGCCAGATTCTCGACAGCCGCGGCAATCCGACGGTGGAGGTGGAGGTCTATCTGGAGGATGGCAGCATGGGGCGGGCGGCGGTCCCGTCCGGCGCCTCGACCGGCGCCCATGAAGCGGTCGAGAAACGCGACGGGGACAAGGGCCGCTGGCTCGGCAAGGGCGTGAGCCAGGCCGTCGACGCGGTTCGCGGCGAGATCTCCGACGCGATCGTCGGCATGGAGGCCGAGGACCAGGCGGAGATCGACGCCCTGCTGATCGACCTCGATGGGACGGAGAACAAGTCGCGGCTCGGCGCCAACGCGATTCTCGGCGTCAGCCTCGCGGTGGCCAAAGCGGCGGCGGACGCGCGCGGCCTTCCGCTCTATCGCTATGTCGGCGGCGTGTCGGCAAACCTGCTTCCCGTGCCGATGATGAACATCATCAACGGCGGCGAGCATGCCGACAATCCGATCGACTTCCAGGAGTTCATGGTCATGCCGGTGGGCGCCGACAGCATCGCGGAAGCGGTGCGCTGCGGCGCCGAAATCTTCCACACCCTGAAGAAGGGCCTGTCGGAAGCGGGGCTTTCGACCGCTGTGGGCGACGAGGGCGGCTTCGCGCCGGCACTGGCGTCGACCACGGACGCGCTCGACTTCATCATGAAGTCGGTGGAGCGCGCCGGCTACACCCCCGGCGACGACGTCGTGCTGGCCCTTGATTGTGCCTCGACCGAGTTCTTCAAGGACGGCGCCTATCGGATGGAAGGGGAGGGGAAGACCCTCTCGCCCGCCGAAATGGCCGACTATCTCGCCGACCTCACCCGCCGCTACCCGATCCTGTCGATCGAGGACGGCATGGCCGAGGACGATTTCGAAGGCTGGAAGGCGCTCACCGACAAGATCGGCGACAAGGTCCAGCTGGTGGGCGACGACCTGTTCGTCACCAATCCCGAGCGCCTTGCCATGGGAATCGACAAGGGCCTCGCCAATTCGCTGCTGGTGAAGGTCAACCAGATCGGAACGCTCACCGAGACGCTGGACGCGGTCAACATGGCCCACCGCGCCCGCTACACGGCCGTCATGTCGCACCGTTCCGGCGAGACCGAGGACACGACCATCGCCGATCTCGCCGTGGCCACCAATTGCGGACAGATCAAGACCGGCAGCCTCGCCCGTTCCGACCGCCTCGCCAAATACAATCAGCTCATCCGAATCGAGGAGGAGCTGGGTTCCGCCGCAAAATATGCAGGTCGGAGCATCTTCGCAGCGAAATCCGCTTGA
- a CDS encoding EF-hand domain-containing protein has product MLRFVAGAVSALLLVTAGIVAWTGAADADDPIPPPPAAPSLLMAPPRKPATPPAAPEKSREERRFARYDDNEDGIITRAEMMNSRRSAWERLDTNGDNRLDFDEWAIATSEKFAKADADKSGTLNAAEFLTTRRKSKPRPKCEC; this is encoded by the coding sequence ATGCTTCGCTTTGTGGCCGGGGCCGTTTCGGCCTTGCTACTCGTGACCGCGGGCATAGTCGCCTGGACGGGCGCCGCCGACGCCGACGATCCCATACCGCCACCGCCCGCCGCACCGTCGTTGCTGATGGCGCCCCCGCGAAAGCCCGCTACCCCGCCCGCGGCGCCCGAAAAGTCGCGCGAGGAACGCCGTTTCGCCCGCTACGACGACAATGAAGACGGCATCATCACCCGCGCCGAAATGATGAACAGCCGCCGTAGCGCCTGGGAGCGGCTCGACACCAACGGCGACAATCGCCTCGATTTCGACGAATGGGCGATCGCCACCTCCGAGAAGTTCGCCAAAGCGGATGCAGACAAGTCGGGAACCCTCAATGCCGCCGAGTTCCTGACGACACGCAGAAAGAGCAAGCCCAGGCCGAAGTGCGAGTGCTGA
- the yaaA gene encoding peroxide stress protein YaaA produces MLAIISPAKSLDYKRPFPPIAATRPEFEADAASLAQAAAKLSANKLQSLMGISDQLAKLNVDRFRGFGEAPSRPAIHAFTGDVYMGFEVKSLDEAALFFAQDHLRILSGLYGLLRPLDEIRPYRLEMGTRWAPGRAKTLYAWWGNRIAQRLDRELEESGSRTIVNLASKEYWHAVDGRLPADTRVIEIDFREQGPNGLRFNSFAAKRARGMMARYICEHRLSDPEALKSFDSDGYAYDPDNSDAHRWRFSRA; encoded by the coding sequence ATGCTCGCCATCATATCACCGGCCAAATCGCTGGATTACAAGCGCCCTTTTCCTCCGATCGCCGCGACCCGCCCCGAATTCGAGGCGGACGCGGCTAGCCTGGCCCAGGCCGCGGCCAAGCTCTCGGCCAACAAGCTCCAGTCGCTGATGGGCATTTCCGACCAGCTCGCCAAGCTCAACGTCGATCGCTTCCGCGGATTTGGCGAGGCGCCGAGCCGGCCCGCCATTCACGCCTTCACCGGTGACGTCTATATGGGGTTTGAGGTGAAGAGCCTCGACGAGGCGGCGCTGTTTTTCGCCCAGGATCACCTGCGCATCCTCTCCGGCCTCTACGGCCTGCTCCGCCCGCTGGACGAGATTCGTCCCTACCGGCTGGAGATGGGCACGCGCTGGGCGCCGGGGCGGGCGAAGACCCTCTACGCCTGGTGGGGGAACCGGATCGCCCAGCGCCTCGATCGGGAACTGGAGGAAAGCGGCAGCCGCACGATCGTCAATCTCGCGAGCAAGGAATATTGGCACGCCGTCGACGGCCGGCTCCCCGCCGACACCCGGGTGATTGAGATCGATTTTCGCGAGCAGGGTCCGAACGGCCTCCGCTTCAACAGCTTCGCCGCCAAGCGCGCCCGCGGCATGATGGCCCGCTACATCTGCGAGCATCGCCTCTCCGATCCGGAAGCGCTGAAGAGCTTCGACAGCGACGGCTATGCCTATGATCCCGACAACAGCGACGCGCATCGCTGGCGCTTCAGCCGCGCCTGA
- a CDS encoding GNAT family N-acetyltransferase, with translation MAGAARRPDAPMLIRRAAPGDEAALWAILAPVIRAGDTYVLPRDMGEIEALTYWLGQDRETFVAEADGRILGTYYLRANQPGGGAHVANAGYMTAPEARGRGIASALCAHSLDRARERGFTAMQFNFVVATNTGAIRLWKRHGFEEVGRLPGAFIHPTEGPTDALVLFRTL, from the coding sequence ATGGCGGGAGCGGCGAGGAGGCCTGACGCGCCCATGCTGATCCGCCGGGCAGCACCGGGCGACGAGGCCGCGCTCTGGGCGATCCTCGCGCCCGTCATCCGCGCCGGCGACACCTATGTCTTGCCGCGCGACATGGGCGAGATCGAAGCTCTGACCTATTGGTTGGGGCAGGATCGCGAGACCTTCGTCGCCGAGGCCGACGGCCGCATTCTCGGGACTTATTATCTTCGCGCCAACCAGCCCGGCGGCGGTGCCCATGTCGCCAATGCCGGCTACATGACAGCGCCGGAAGCCCGGGGACGCGGCATCGCCAGCGCGCTCTGCGCCCATTCCCTCGATCGGGCGCGGGAGCGGGGCTTCACCGCCATGCAATTCAATTTCGTGGTCGCGACCAACACGGGCGCCATCCGGCTGTGGAAACGGCACGGCTTCGAAGAGGTCGGCCGCCTTCCCGGCGCCTTCATCCACCCCACCGAAGGGCCGACCGACGCCCTCGTTCTGTTCCGGACATTGTGA
- a CDS encoding squalene/phytoene synthase family protein — MARRGDGMTPLDPDRTLALSYVPAKRRAPVEALWRLDAALGAVLAGGREPLISQIKLAWWREALEKLDREKAPAEPVLQTLAEHVVPIISGAALSDLEQGWAVLLSPDPLSPTDLDRYAARGRVLFRYSAELLGGLANEAVERSGEIWALADLARHSGEPDATAALERAGRLEVSDHRWRAALRPLGMLWALARRDVEHGRGRLEPQGSPGRMMRMLRHRFTGR, encoded by the coding sequence TTGGCACGGCGTGGTGACGGCATGACGCCGCTCGATCCGGACCGCACCCTTGCCCTGTCCTATGTCCCGGCCAAGCGCCGGGCGCCGGTCGAGGCGCTTTGGCGGCTCGACGCGGCGCTGGGGGCGGTGCTCGCCGGGGGGCGGGAACCGCTGATTAGCCAGATCAAGCTCGCCTGGTGGCGCGAGGCGCTTGAGAAGCTCGACCGGGAAAAGGCGCCCGCCGAGCCGGTTCTGCAGACCCTCGCCGAACATGTCGTGCCGATCATTTCCGGAGCGGCGCTTTCGGACCTGGAGCAAGGTTGGGCTGTGCTGCTCAGCCCGGATCCGCTTTCGCCGACCGATCTCGACCGTTACGCGGCGCGCGGGCGCGTGCTCTTCCGCTACTCCGCCGAGCTTCTGGGCGGGCTGGCGAACGAGGCAGTGGAGCGCAGCGGAGAGATCTGGGCCCTGGCGGATCTCGCCCGGCACAGCGGAGAACCGGACGCGACGGCCGCGCTCGAAAGGGCGGGACGGCTTGAAGTCAGCGATCATCGGTGGCGGGCGGCGTTGCGGCCCCTCGGCATGCTTTGGGCGCTCGCCCGCCGCGACGTCGAGCATGGCCGTGGTCGGCTTGAGCCGCAAGGCTCGCCGGGGCGGATGATGCGCATGCTGAGGCACCGGTTCACGGGCCGCTGA